Proteins co-encoded in one Paraburkholderia edwinii genomic window:
- a CDS encoding diguanylate cyclase domain-containing protein, which produces MGMNHNGSHDPRAVADEADAALEAARATLDTPPAADVPAMVLLVDDQAIVAEAVRQALAGEEGIDFHYCAKAEEAMKAVIYTRPTVILQDLVMPGVDGLTLVKAYRSTPATRDVPIIVLSAKEEPVIKSAAFAAGANDYLVKLPDRIELVARVRYHSRSFVNLLQRDEAYRALRQSQQQLLEANLELRRLTHSDGLTGLSNRRYLDEYLSAEWRRSAREHAEIAMLMIDVDNFKQYNDTYGHVAGDEVLKRIATTVEKCLGRAGDIAARYGGEEFLVVLPSTAAGGARLLAEKIRLEIEALALPHRNSLAAQHVTVSIGGAATVPTAGSAMTSLIESADRALYEAKRKGRNCVVMHDGTEQGARV; this is translated from the coding sequence ATGGGAATGAATCACAACGGCTCACACGATCCGCGAGCCGTCGCCGACGAAGCCGATGCCGCCCTCGAAGCGGCACGCGCCACGCTCGACACGCCGCCCGCAGCGGACGTGCCCGCGATGGTGCTGCTCGTCGACGATCAGGCAATCGTCGCCGAAGCGGTCAGGCAGGCGCTCGCGGGCGAAGAAGGCATCGACTTTCACTACTGCGCGAAAGCCGAAGAGGCGATGAAGGCCGTGATCTACACGCGGCCGACCGTGATTCTGCAAGACCTCGTGATGCCGGGCGTCGACGGTCTCACGCTCGTGAAGGCTTACCGGAGCACGCCGGCCACGCGCGATGTGCCGATCATCGTACTGTCCGCGAAGGAAGAGCCGGTGATCAAGAGCGCCGCCTTTGCAGCCGGCGCGAATGACTATCTCGTGAAGCTGCCCGATCGGATCGAACTCGTCGCACGCGTGCGCTATCACTCGCGTTCGTTCGTGAACCTGCTGCAGCGAGATGAAGCGTATCGCGCGCTCAGACAATCGCAGCAGCAGTTGCTCGAAGCGAATCTCGAACTGCGCCGTCTCACGCATTCGGATGGTTTGACGGGGCTGTCGAACCGCCGCTATCTCGACGAATATCTGAGCGCCGAATGGCGGCGCAGCGCGCGCGAACATGCGGAAATCGCGATGTTGATGATCGACGTCGACAACTTCAAGCAGTACAACGATACGTATGGACATGTGGCCGGCGACGAAGTGCTCAAGCGCATCGCGACGACGGTCGAAAAGTGCCTCGGACGGGCGGGCGATATCGCCGCGCGCTATGGCGGCGAAGAGTTTCTCGTCGTGTTGCCGAGCACGGCGGCAGGCGGCGCCAGGCTGCTCGCGGAAAAGATCCGGCTCGAGATCGAAGCGCTTGCGTTGCCGCATCGCAACTCGTTGGCCGCGCAACATGTGACGGTCAGTATCGGCGGCGCGGCGACGGTGCCGACTGCCGGTTCGGCGATGACGTCGCTGATCGAGTCGGCCGACCGTGCGTTATACGAAGCAAAACGCAAAGGGCGAAACTGCGTTGTCATGCATGACGGAACCGAACAGGGCGCACGGGTATAA
- a CDS encoding chemotaxis response regulator protein-glutamate methylesterase — translation MNIGIANDLPLAVEALRRALARRTEHRVLWVAEDGEQAVDFCIAQPPDVVLMDLIMPKLDGVEATRRIMARAPCAILVVTSSVGANASRVYEAMGAGALDAVDTPTLAGGNDAGEAAHALLEKLDQIGYQLANRLMPAAAPDAGRARGASTPWLIAIGASAGGPTALAAVLGSLPADFAAPIVIVQHVDKAFAQGMAEWLDGQSPLPVRIAHDGIRPRAGEALLAATNDHLLLTRGGSLRYTREPVETPYRPSVDVFFQSVVDHWDGEAAGVLLTGMGRDGALGLKAMRAKGYETIAQDEATSAVYGMPKAAAALGAARRILALERIAGELVGLVHR, via the coding sequence ATGAACATTGGCATTGCAAACGATCTGCCACTGGCTGTCGAAGCGTTGCGCCGCGCACTCGCGAGGCGCACCGAGCATCGTGTGCTGTGGGTTGCGGAGGACGGCGAGCAGGCAGTCGATTTTTGCATTGCACAGCCGCCGGACGTCGTGCTGATGGATCTGATCATGCCGAAGCTCGACGGCGTCGAGGCGACGCGCCGCATCATGGCGCGCGCGCCGTGTGCGATTCTCGTCGTGACGAGCAGCGTCGGCGCGAATGCGTCGCGCGTTTATGAGGCGATGGGCGCGGGCGCGCTCGACGCGGTCGATACGCCGACCCTCGCGGGCGGCAACGACGCAGGCGAAGCGGCACACGCTTTGCTCGAGAAACTGGACCAGATCGGTTACCAGCTTGCGAACCGTTTGATGCCCGCGGCGGCGCCCGACGCGGGCAGGGCGCGCGGCGCGAGCACGCCGTGGCTGATCGCAATCGGCGCGTCGGCGGGCGGGCCGACCGCGCTAGCGGCCGTGCTAGGCAGCCTGCCCGCTGACTTTGCCGCGCCGATTGTGATCGTTCAGCACGTCGACAAGGCCTTTGCGCAGGGCATGGCCGAGTGGCTCGACGGGCAATCGCCGTTGCCGGTGCGCATCGCGCACGACGGCATCCGGCCGCGCGCCGGCGAAGCGTTGCTGGCGGCGACCAACGATCATTTGCTGCTGACGCGCGGCGGTTCGTTGCGCTATACACGCGAACCGGTCGAGACACCCTACCGGCCGTCGGTCGACGTATTTTTTCAGAGTGTCGTCGACCATTGGGATGGCGAAGCAGCGGGTGTGCTGCTGACCGGCATGGGGCGCGACGGCGCATTGGGGCTCAAGGCCATGCGCGCGAAAGGCTACGAGACGATCGCGCAGGACGAAGCGACGAGCGCCGTGTACGGCATGCCGAAAGCGGCGGCCGCGCTCGGCGCGGCGCGGCGCATCCTGGCGCTCGAGCGCATTGCCGGCGAGCTTGTCGGGCTCGTTCATCGTTAG